The sequence TTGCGATCTCAATATATCCAGACAAATACTTCCATTGCTGTTGATATTAGGGTGGTAGATCTTTGTCGTGAACGCAACCTGCAATTGAATTAAGTATTTTATAAACCAGCACTTACTTCTAGCGCTATGAATTGTGTTTCCTCATGTCAACTGATCTTATGTGATTTTTTACTCACCTTTGGTGGTTTGAAGGGGTAATCTGTAGGGAAGTGAATAGTCAAGAAGAACACTCCTCCCTGATAAGGACTGTCattctaaaataaaataaaaacatgtttagaAAGAGGATAAGAATACCCTTAAAGCTTATTGATTTCTAAGCTATGTGCTAATAAGAGAAAGGGAAGTTAAATCACATACCGGACCCATTATTGTTGCCTGCCAGTGAAACACTAAATAAAATTACAAATGGGTTACAATTAATACCGAACAATGCAATGTCACAGCCTCGCCCATCGCGTTGCTGCCCATCAAAAGTTGCCTAAAATGTAAGTATTGTGTATCTGCGCAAATCGCAATACTGAATGTCTGACAGACGAactaactgtttttttttttttaaacattccgACGTGGCAAATATGACATTAATATAAAGGATTTATTCCCTAGCTCATCCCTACTTACAATCATCTCCAACTGGTCCCGCTGAGCACTGTGCAGGTGGATCCCTCTGCAAATCTGTCAGTTCCTAAAGAGATATTAGAATAAtgataaataaaatacataaatacatacaggCAGTGTCTAAAACTCACCTTTGTATCCACTACTAACCAATGTGGCCAGGAAGTAGAAAATTCAGTCAtggatatcaaatcaaagtttatttgtcacgtgcgcccaatacaaccttacagtgaaatgcttacttacaggctctaaccaatagtgcaaaaaaggtattaggtgaacaataggtaagtaaagaaataaagacaacagtaaaaagagtgaaaaacagtagcgaggctatatatagtagcgaggctataaaagtagcgaggctacatacagacaccggttagtcaggctgattgaggtagtatgtacatgtagatatggttaaagtgactatgcatatatgatgaacagagagtagcagtagcgtaaaagaggatATAACTGTCATTgctttaaaaaaagatatatataactTTGCATAGGTAGTCACATCTGGGTCATATTCACTAGTGCACACCTTTGCTTTGCAACAAATTCAAATTTCTTAATgcacaagttcaggtagtccctcccagtTCCAGTCTATTTCTAGTGAATATAACCCTGATTCAGACACTGAGCAACAATGTGACAAAACCGACATTCAGATAGGGAAAAATAAATAGGCTAGGCCTACATCACAGTTTGATGACGGTTGTCTGGTTGAGCAAGGAGTTGGGGTGAAGGGTGTCACTGCCAAATTAACTACCAAAGCCTCTTCTCAACTTTGACATTCAGGCTTACATGACCAGTTTTACTCAGACTGGTctcagactagacgtaacatagtaaatgtaattcACTAATTAgtatgatacagtgcattcggaaagtattcataccccttgactttttccacattttggtacgttacagccttattctaaaaatgtataTGTATCCGCCCcttccaatctacacacaatagcccataacgacaaaggaaaaacaggtttttagaattgtgAAAAAAAgatacaactgaaatatcacatttacagtattcagactcttcactcagcactttgttgaagcacctttggcagcgattaaagccttgagaatgacgctacaagcttggcacacctgtatttggggagcttctcccactcttctctgcagatcctctcaagctctgtcaggttggacggggagcgtcgctgcacaactattttctggtctctccagagatgttcgatcgggttcaagtctgggctctggctgggccactcaaggacattcagtgacttgacccgaagccactcctgcattgtcttggctgagtgcttagggttgttgtcctgttgtaaggtgaaccttcaccccagtctgaggtcctgagcactctggatcaGGTTCTCTGTACTCCGTTcaactttgcctcgatcctgactagtctaccaatcccttccgctgaaaaacatccccacggcatgatgctgccaccactatgtttCACCTtaatgatggtgccaggtttcctctagacgtgacactTGCCATTCAGGataaagagttcaatattggtttcttcagaccagagaatcttgtttctcatggtctaagagtctttaggtgcctttaggcaaacttcaagtgggctttcatgtgccttttactgaggagtggcttccgtctggccactaacaTAAAGggctgatttgtggagtgctgcagagacggttgtccttctggaagttcctcccatctccacagaggaagtctgacagagctccagagtgaccatcgggttcttggtctcctccccgaccaaggcccttttccccaattgctcagtttggccgggcggccagctctaggaagagtcttggtggttccaaacttcttccatttaagaatgatggaggccactgtgcagacattttttggtacccttccccagatctgtggctcgacacaatcctgtctcagagctctactgacaattccttcaacctcatggcttggtttttgctctgatatgcactgtcaactgtgggaccttagacaggtgtgtgtgtctctttctaaatatgtccaattaattgaatttaccacaagtgactccagtcaagttgtaaaaacatatcaaggatgatcaatggaaacaggatacacttaagctcaatttcgagttatggcaaagggtctgaatacttatgtaaataaggcatttctgttttatattttttatcaatTCTCAAAAATGtggtcgctttgtcattatggggtattttgtcttGATTGctgaggataaaaaaaaaaaatgtagaataaggctgtaatgtaacaaaatgtggaaaaagtcaaggggtctgaatactttccgagggcACTGTATGTTACCTTTGGTATggctacataagacagaaggttgtTGGTTGGGGTGGATGGGTGAGCATATAACGCCAGCATctagcaaccgaaaggttgcgcgttcaaatctcatcacggaaAACATTAGCATTATAACTAATTAGCAACTAAATACTACCTTTtgtctactttgcaactacttaacaTGTTATGTAATCCTTCCCCTTTAACCTAACCCCTAGCTAAcactagccacctagctaacgttagccacaacaaattggaattctaAACATATCATAAGTTTTGCAAATTTGTACAAaacggacatccacaaatgaatacatacaacACAAAAGGTAACACATACTAATTGGAGAGTCCCGGACTTCATTTTACATCTATCCCCGAGTCCAGGTTGGTTTTACTACACAGGCCCTGACTTAATTGTACCATACTGTGAAGTTGTTACACCATGCCAAGTATCCCTACTCAACTTTAAATACATTGACAATACAGACAAAATACAAACAGACCACTGTCGTTTCAACTGTTCACCAAAAATTATGGTCCAATAGCCGTGTACCATTTGAGGCAATATGGTATGACATCACTTATTGTTGTACATAAATAAGTACACTTTATCAATAATCTAGTTAGCTAACATTTTATGAAAATGCTGTCCATTCTGTTATAAATACACTTGCTTGCCACAGTGCCCCATTTGCTATTCCATATATGGCAACATTGGGGTTAAGTATTTGGCAACATGCAAACAGCTGTCATATGTCACGCGTGCGCATTACCTTCCAGCACACTCATTCATTCAAGATGGCAAAAGATAGGTACcattagcaagctaacgttagcttcaaATTGTACTTTCTCACCCGGGTCGCCAGACAAATACATGACTAACTTGCTTATTTATTTTACACTCACAATGTGGTCATATTACTTGTACCCCAACCAAATGCCGTTAGGTAGGTACAGGCCCGTTACATTAGTTAGCTGCTAACGTTAAGTGAGGACAGCTAACTAGTAAGCAAAGAAATAATGTCCTGTTAAGCTAACAGCTTAGCATAGGCAGCATGAAATGCGTCAATTGCAAAAGGCCACCATTGGTTTCTCGTCTTTGTCTATCTGCCAAGTATTTTCAAGGGGAGCACAAACAAGTGCTTGTTACATGAAATGTGGCAAACGATATTGGAGAACCATACTTATTGTAAACATAGCTAACAATTTAGCGGACTAGTTGCAACGCAGGATGGCAGGaagaaataagcaaacaaaaACTCACCTTTTGAATTCTTTTCAACGCCATTGCTAGTTTAATTAGATATGGGTCTCTAATACACTTGGCACAGATACCTTGGGTTAAATTACGATGTTTTTCAAACCAGTCACGTTGTGTGTATATAAATAATGTAACAATCGTGGGGTTTTCGAATAAAATTGCCGTTTCCACTGTAGAAGGTTGTCTTGGTCGCGGTTTTGTTAGgtttctcacccccctctctccttccactcaCTGGAAGCATCTGCTGCTGGAGAGCATTTCCAGAATATCGCGAGACAAGGAATTAATTGGGCAGCTGACAATTTTGAGTTATTTTGATTTAAATTAATTTAGGCCTAAGTACCCTATCTCCTGACAATGAAGGCAGTTGCACATGACCATCGATTAATTGACTGCCCTACCTTTGTTAGAAAGAACAAAAATATCCTTTTGATAATTTTGTAATTATTGATTCGTAATTTATTTTGGTCAGGCGTGGTGCAGATTATTATTGTGCCTAATTAGCTGGATAAGAAGAACCAACAATTCATTTAATTGTTTTCGAAGTTGTTATCCTGTTTGGACCACTATGCCAAAGACATTCAACATCAAGCCTATTCCAACAAGACTCTGATCCTATTCCTACAAGACTCTGAAATGTGGATGAGATGGGAACAACATTTTCAAATAAATTTTAATGGAGAGCTCAAGCAATGTAACCATACTGAGCATACATTTACAGGGGAAATCATTTAGCAAGCAGCTGCACGCACAACAACTTAATAAACCACACCTCTGTCCACAAGATGTCCCTGTTTACTTTAGGGATAATCAGGGCCAGCTGATTTAAGGGCCcttttattaattttttatttcacctttatttaaccaggtaggctagttgagaacaagttctcatttacaactgcgacctggccaagataaagcaaagcagtgcgacacaaacaacaacacagagttacacattgaataaacaaacatacagtcaataatacaatagaaaaagtctatatacagtgtgtgcagatgagggaggtaaggcaataaataggccatagtggcgaaataattacaatatagcaattaaacactggagtaatGGATGTGCAGAAAATGAGTGAGCCAGTAGAGatacaaaggagcaaaataaataacagtatggggatgaggtagttggatgggctattgacagatgggctatgtaca comes from Salmo salar chromosome ssa20, Ssal_v3.1, whole genome shotgun sequence and encodes:
- the LOC106580382 gene encoding ubiquitin-conjugating enzyme E2 D4, which encodes MALKRIQKELTDLQRDPPAQCSAGPVGDDLFHWQATIMGPNDSPYQGGVFFLTIHFPTDYPFKPPKVAFTTKIYHPNINSNGSICLDILRSQWSPALTVSKVLLSICSLLCDPNPDDPLVPEIAHTYKADREKYNRLAREWTQKYAM